Proteins encoded together in one Mastomys coucha isolate ucsf_1 unplaced genomic scaffold, UCSF_Mcou_1 pScaffold16, whole genome shotgun sequence window:
- the Cnn3 gene encoding calponin-3 isoform X2 translates to MGIGTNFQLGLKDGIILCELINKLQPGSVKKVNESSLNWPQLENIGNFIKAIQAYGMKPHDIFEANDLFENGNMTQVQTTLVALAGLAKTKGFHTTIDIGVKYAEKQTRRFDEGKLKAGQSVIGLQMGTNKCASQAGMTAYGTRRHLYDPKMQTDKPFDQTTISLQMGTNKGASQAGMLAPGTRRDIYDQKLTLQPVDNSTISLQMGTNKVASQKGMSVYGLGRQVYDPKYCAAPTEPVIHNGSQGTGTNGSEISDSDYQAEYPDEYHGEYPDDYPREYQYGDDQGIDY, encoded by the exons ATGGGCATTGGGACCAACTTCCAGCTGGGGCTGAAGGACGGCATCATCCTCTGCGA acTCATAAACAAGCTACAGCCAGGCTCTGTGAAGAAGGTCAACGAATCGTCACTAAACTGGCCGCAG TTGGAGAATATCGGCAACTTCATTAAAGCTATCCAGGCTTACGGCATGAAGCCCCATGATATATTTGAAGCAAATGACCTTTTTGAGAATGGCAACATGACCCAGGTTCAGACCACGCTGGTGGCTCTAGCAGGTCTG GCGAAAACAAAAGGATTTCATACAACCATTGACATTGGGGTTAAGtatgcagaaaaacaaacaagacgtTTTGATGAAGGCAAATTAAAGGCTGGCCAGAGTGTAATTGGTTTACAG ATGGGAACCAACAAATGTGCCAGCCAGGCTGGCATGACAGCCTATGGGACTCGGAGGCATCTCTATGATCCCAAGATGCAGACAGACAAACCCTTTGACCAGACCACGATTAGCCTGCAGATGGGAACCAACAAAGGAGCCAGCCAG GCTGGGATGTTAGCGCCGGGTACCAGAAGAGACATCTATGACCAGAAGCTGACACTACAGCCAGTGGACAACTCCACCATTTCTCTACAAATGGGCACCAACAAAGTTGCTTCCCAGAAGGGAATGAGTGTGTATGGGCTTGGGCGGCAAGTGTATGACCCCAAGTACTGTGCCGCCCCCACAGAACCTGTCATTCACAATGGGAGCCAGGGCACGGGAACCAATGGGTCGGAAATCAGTGATAGCGATTATCAGGCAGAATACCCGGATGAGTATCATGGCGAGTACCCAGATGACTACCCTCGAGAGTACCAGTATGGCGATGACCAGGGCATTGATTATTAG
- the Cnn3 gene encoding calponin-3 isoform X1, whose protein sequence is MTHFNKGPSYGLSAEVKNKIASKYDQQAEEDLRNWIEEVTGMGIGTNFQLGLKDGIILCELINKLQPGSVKKVNESSLNWPQLENIGNFIKAIQAYGMKPHDIFEANDLFENGNMTQVQTTLVALAGLAKTKGFHTTIDIGVKYAEKQTRRFDEGKLKAGQSVIGLQMGTNKCASQAGMTAYGTRRHLYDPKMQTDKPFDQTTISLQMGTNKGASQAGMLAPGTRRDIYDQKLTLQPVDNSTISLQMGTNKVASQKGMSVYGLGRQVYDPKYCAAPTEPVIHNGSQGTGTNGSEISDSDYQAEYPDEYHGEYPDDYPREYQYGDDQGIDY, encoded by the exons ATCGCATCCAAGTATGACCAGCAGGCCGAGGAAGATCTGCGCAACTGGATAGAAGAGGTGACAGGCATGGGCATTGGGACCAACTTCCAGCTGGGGCTGAAGGACGGCATCATCCTCTGCGA acTCATAAACAAGCTACAGCCAGGCTCTGTGAAGAAGGTCAACGAATCGTCACTAAACTGGCCGCAG TTGGAGAATATCGGCAACTTCATTAAAGCTATCCAGGCTTACGGCATGAAGCCCCATGATATATTTGAAGCAAATGACCTTTTTGAGAATGGCAACATGACCCAGGTTCAGACCACGCTGGTGGCTCTAGCAGGTCTG GCGAAAACAAAAGGATTTCATACAACCATTGACATTGGGGTTAAGtatgcagaaaaacaaacaagacgtTTTGATGAAGGCAAATTAAAGGCTGGCCAGAGTGTAATTGGTTTACAG ATGGGAACCAACAAATGTGCCAGCCAGGCTGGCATGACAGCCTATGGGACTCGGAGGCATCTCTATGATCCCAAGATGCAGACAGACAAACCCTTTGACCAGACCACGATTAGCCTGCAGATGGGAACCAACAAAGGAGCCAGCCAG GCTGGGATGTTAGCGCCGGGTACCAGAAGAGACATCTATGACCAGAAGCTGACACTACAGCCAGTGGACAACTCCACCATTTCTCTACAAATGGGCACCAACAAAGTTGCTTCCCAGAAGGGAATGAGTGTGTATGGGCTTGGGCGGCAAGTGTATGACCCCAAGTACTGTGCCGCCCCCACAGAACCTGTCATTCACAATGGGAGCCAGGGCACGGGAACCAATGGGTCGGAAATCAGTGATAGCGATTATCAGGCAGAATACCCGGATGAGTATCATGGCGAGTACCCAGATGACTACCCTCGAGAGTACCAGTATGGCGATGACCAGGGCATTGATTATTAG